tatttattttcaactaatcttgaatttaaaaaaatataacaaattttttgttAGGACATTTTCGAGAATAGCAAAATATCGAAactatttataattaaatagttttttttctttgtctGTTCATGACAAATCCTCGAActtgtttttcaaaaaagttCAATCATATACACCTTCTATCTAGTTTTGgttgaaaataattattataggtTTAGATTGTTACAAAATTACCCTTAAACTTTAAGAAAACACACTTACCATTTTGGGTATCTAAATAAATAACCGTTTATTCTCAtgtaaaaaatatctctttggCTTTCGAAAATTACATTAAATACTATAATTGGCCTTACCAAAAGAAAAGGTTAAAAAAGATACTATCATTAACATAGTGATCGATTAATTTGAAGCTTTCTCGAGTTAGAAAAGTAACAACTTTCAAACAAATTAGAAAGatatcattttcttttcatatataTACTCTCTTGTAACAAAGTATATAAACTATGACTTCAAGTTAAATACTAGCCCATAACCTCGATAAAATGGTTAACTCCTAAAGTCCTCTTGATGCCTtcaattattcttttttttttttttcataacgATGGATATATCTTACATGGAAGAGACAAAACGACGTACCAATAATTCAAGAGGTTTATTACCTTGTTATTTCCGTACCaataatatttttctaaaaaaacattcaaaatgGGTTTACCAATAAATTTGGGGGATCtcacaaaaatatattttctttaaaaaaactCATTCATTGTTCGGGTGTATTAATAAGTCAAAAGATTTATTATCTCGTTATTCATGTTAATTCATATTTATCACTTTATTGACTCACATTTTATATCTTGTTATTTATGTCAACACCTTCGATTAGTCAATCATATAATAATTATCAACTCAACTCTAAAAAAACTCAAATCAAACCGCAAAGAGTTTTCTAGGAGAAAATATTTGCGACATAAAAAAGGGAATAATTAACAAGAATGAgagtaaaatggaagaaaaattATCACAAAATTCAAACGGTTAAGGAGAGTAAAAGGAGAGCAGTTAAAGAGATAATAGAGACTAAACTAATAATCGTATCGATTTAAATCTTAAACAATGAtcatatatatatcaatttcaACCCGCCATTATGCTTTATTTGGTTATGCATTATGCGAGATTTCTAAATATAGTtccaataaatgttttaaattGATTCACTTATAAcaatttatcaatttaattGAAATAACAAATACTTTATACAGTACTTTTCAAGCTAAATTTGAATTAGGAAGGTTTTAAACTAACACAATTATAAAAGTTTAGGGTTCAATTGATATGCTTTATGAAAGTTGTTTAAATTGGCACAATTATTAACTTTGGATTTAAATTGGATACAACTACAAATTCAAGATCAAATTTGATACAACTATATATCATTTTAGGATTTTGTAATTGATACAACCGATCTTAAAGTTTGTGGGTATAACTTGATCATATTTAATTTGCCACTTTTAAGATAAGAGTTCCAAGCAACTTTTGAAAGTTAACGTATTCACATGTTAACAGCAAGATAATAGCATTATGTTGAACTTTCTTTCTAAGTTTAAGGATATTTTCGAAGTAAAGTACTAACTATTTCTATCCAAACTAACGTTGAATGTACTTTTGATTGAAATTTTGGAAATTACttaaatgaattttatttatttatttatatttaaccAATTAGAAGTTTAAACTTATATCTAGTTGACCCCAATTCAACCATGTAAGAAAATGACTTTAATATTTAAACATAACTCACCTTGAATTCCTAATATTCTTTTTTACGAGATATAGTTTTGAATGTGGAAGTTATATGTTCACGTATGtacaacaacttaaatatagttatatgatagacatttttaaatataacaaaataaatcaaaatatttataaaatattataatttatctATGATGGACAACTATTGACCAAGATAGATTACTACTATATATATCTATTTATATCAAATAGGCACAAATAACAAGTCTATCGTAATTTATCATGTTAAAAGATATCTAAACATTGTTATAAtgaaaatgttaaaataaaGTGAGGATATTTAAGTAAATTCCAAGCTAAGAAAAAGGTAGGAAAGTAGATGCATGTGGGGAAGTTGGAATATCATAAATAAGAAAGAGGCAAGGACCAAAATCTAAATTGAAATATTTcaacaaaaaaagagagagagagaatgtcaaaattggaagaaaaaaaagtcaaaattgaTAGGCAGTGGAGTTGGTCAAATTGATTGAACTTATCcttccattatatttgccacATCACTTTCAATTAATTACCATTTTAATTACGTCTTCATACCTAATCCCCTTTACCATTATTAACACACATACACAACAACTAACATAGCTAATATATTAATGAGAAATCTTTCAAACAACAAAAttacttaaaatatttataaaatatagtaaaataccaaattttattaataatagacattgatagaagTTTTTCAATATCTATTAAATGTATTGATAATCACGATTAGAAGTCTATCAATATTCATTAAACTATCTGAAAATGTTCTAATATCATTTGTGTcattctttttctatttttatgaAATGTAAGgtcttgttttattttctaatttatagtttttttttcaaaagaaaaaaaatattcttctaTGTTTTTTCAAATGTCTAAATTTAGTTGACGTGCTTTTCATAGATCAATTTAATCGTTCAAAAAGAATATAATCTAAATAGgttaaataatgataataattcaatgaaaaaattaatgtgattatatttttaaatttatatatatatataaaaaaataagatATACTTAAGGCAAAGTAATTTGATTAATTAGGTAATATGTTCTTTTGATGTATCATTAGAGTtgtaaaagtattttttttcttccttatatattattataaaaaaaaaaaacgttcgATTCATTCATCatattgcaaaagaaaaaaaaaatagtcacatctttcttttattttcattatttttctttttcaaccaaacaATAAGTTGGTTTAAAGAAATTGTTGacattaaaatttaattttaaaaaaaaaattcctttcaCTTTCTTAATAAcaatattaacaaaaaaataaaaataaaagtttgtCAATAGTTATACGGATTAGGATTCGATCCTTGATGGTCTCAACATTTTCCTACATCCCATACAATCAATTACGTCATCCTTCCTTATCTTGAAGACTTCTAATATTTTTTGTCGTCTTCACTCACGTACTTcttagaaaaatattaaaaaatccATCCAATATTAACAAGCTACGTAGATTGTTTGTAGAGAGAGTAACTTTCAtttcttaattttaacattttcttAACCATTCTTTGATAACTTCATGATCACAATTAGATTATAATAGTGattcatttaaaaataataatatttcaaatCTATTATATATTTCGCAACATCCAAAATTTAGAGAGGACATAAATGATTTAATACATAtgattattttataaaaaaatattcaatattTTGAAAACACAAAGATAATCTAcctaaaaaaacattttttttttaatctatcatataattatagtaaaaacatttttttaaaaaatattaataaagtaTCCAAATAAGTTTGTCTAAAAAAGTATAAGATAAAATAgaattaatttcaataaaacaagGATTCAAAATACTTGTccaaaaaacataaaaaaaaaaggggtgAAAGAAAACCActtaaaaaaagagaatatTTTCCATTATGTTTTTGAATTAGTGAAGTTACCACTGCAAATTTGCATTAAATTATTGAACTTTGAATGgacatttttcttatttactttTTGACCCAAATgagagagagggagggagggagaggACAATTTAAATAATTACCAAATGACAAAAGACATTTTAAATCTATTGACCTTCCAAATTCCCCAAAAGCTAAGTGCATTCTACCCATCATTCCCACTCGATTTCTATTTGAACTTTCATAAATACTTAGGTGTCTTTACACAACATCCAACAATCATACCCTTTTGTATTATATCGAATTAAAATTTGTCACGTTAcaaatttttagaaaaacaaaatttttttcCTTGTCGAGAAAAGTGAGAGTGGAGATTAGGTGCGAGTGTAACATAATCATTGACTTTTagactttatttctttttaatctttatttttatttttattacttaAAATTATGCAAAATTATTGGAATAACATTTTTGTTCCAATGAACAtagttaaaagaaataataatgtgcgaaaaaagttaaaatttagtcATTATGgtctaattttattttactaGTGGTCTCTATTGTAGGGACAAATTTTTAATGTTATATTAATAGAGAGTAGATTCTAAATATAATTCATAAAGATTAATTCGACTCTCACTAAAATGATAGCTGTTTATCTGGGCCATCACGATCTTTATCATTGATATAAAGaaaacttttattatttttgtaaatatttttaatagccttactatttaaaacaaattttcttCGCATTTTCTTTACCAACGTTGAAGATTATATATTcatataatgtttttttttgtatgaagTCAATTTAAGGATATAAACTTTCAATTTCCTCAAATTTAATTACAATCAGGAAAAAACATAAGTTTgattaatttacaaaattaaacatGGAATAACTTTGCCAAAGATCATCAATTTCCAACAAAAGAGTTAGTTTCAatgtcattttcttttaaagttaaatGAATTCAGTTACTTattgtaaacaaaaaaataaaaataaaaatatattaaagtaTCATTTTAGTCcctataatttaaaatttgtctAATTTTAATCCCATAtctttaataaatcttaaacttATTCAATTAAGTTAAACTTTACGGAAATTAGTTTAAAAATAATATCATTTTTCATAGAAACCTATATTGTAGgtgaatatattttcaaattttagattcaaaagGTTAGTAGATaatagaatattttaaaaaaaaatgaattatcACTTAAACAACAAGATTTATAAAGAAATCTATAAAGACTAAAATAatacatttaaatttttttagattAGAGTCGATAGGCATACAGACTTTTTAAGTTGGTGATTTGGTGTAGACAATCCAACTTCACTAATAAGTGTATGTTATATTTATCGACTAACACTATCTCTAATTCTTTTTATACCACACATTTACTAATAAACTCAATCTTACTTTCTTAATCTACATTTTACAATTGTCGATGAACACAGTCTTATAATATTACACCTCAAACACTAATTTACTAACTTTAACCTACACACTCTAGATTTATTAACTCAACTCGATGGTTCAAACATCcaataaaaaacaaaagtcATGAAGGATGAGTATGATAAATCGAAAAATCAAATTGACTGAGATAAGGAAAGGTTTGGTCGGTATTAAAAGTTGAAGTCTATCTGAACTCATTTGTCAAAGTTAATACGAAGATTTAGTAAATCAATCGAGTTTGATGATAGATTGGTTGGAAAAGAGGGTTTGAATGTTTGACCTAAtagataatttattttacaagaggaaagaaagaaagaaaaaagagaatcTCAAGAAAGTCACTCACGTTTTCTTTACGTTGTCATTCCCAAAGCctacaggaaaaaaaaaaaaaaaaaaaaaaaaggaaagaaaaaaccccaactttcctcttcttctccttcttcttctcctttttctaTCTTTCATTTCTCCGATTCTAATTTTCTCAACAAATTTCTCCAATTTCCACTTCAAATTCTTCGATCAACCCACATAATTTTGCACCCCTTTTCTTCAATCTTCCAGTCTCAGGGTTAGCCATGTCGGCGACTCGCTTCTGGACTTCCTCcactttcttctttctcctttCCCTAAccctaacttttctttttcctcttgcCTTTTCCAACTCCGAAGGCGATGCTCTCTACACTCTACGTCGTAGCTTCTCCGATCCCGATAACGTTCTTCAGAGTTGGGATCCTACTCTCGTTAACCCTTGTACTTGGTTCCATATCACTTGTAATCAGGATAACCGCGTTACCCGAGTGTACGgtttctgtttcttttcttttttcttttttctttttttactatttcattgctaaactgttttttttatttagaatactcttgttttttgtattttataataTGCGTTGTTTGTGAAATTTGACGAATTGTAATACTTGCGATGGAAGTGGAATTTTACCCATTTGGGTAATTGTTTGATTAGattattggttttgattttcaGGGATTTGGGGAATTCTAATTTGTCTGGACATCTTGTTCCTGAACTTGGAAGGCTTGAGCATCTGCAATATTTGTATGTTGTTTCTAATTTACTTTGCTTATGTTCTTTGAATGATATGATTCGACAATAAATGTATACGAgtatttaaaattgtttttacGTAGATTTTATTCGAAAGAGATAtctatgattattattattattttttgataaGAAATGATTTAACCGATGAATGAAATAATCCAAAGGTTATTCAAAAGAGCACATAAAAATGGTGAGTACAAAATCATACTCCAATTAGGAATAAGGTGGCAGAGGTTGAGGAGAATTGGATTAGTAAGTagtggttttgttttgtttcctTGACTAGCAGAAGGAACTCACGACTTACAATGTGACCGTGGAGAATTGGATTGTTTCTCTCCCCAGTCCCAAACTACTACCAATTTCTACCAACTCCTATACTTCCTTGTACGAGTATTTACAATCGTTCACTCTAACCCCACACAGTACAAAGTTCAGTTGCATGGGCCTCATGTTTACATCTCTTCTATCCATTTTTCCAATGACCCGTTTCTTATCTCTCTTCATGAGAGTCTATCTAAgggaatttgaattttttgtcGTGTCTCCTTGCTTTTTTAATTAGTCCTGATGTGAAGGGTTGGTATAGGAAGCTTGTCGGATATATTAATTATACATGTGTGGATGTTCTGATTGTTGATTTTCTTAATGCTGCTGTGACTAAATATGTAGGGAACTTTACAAAAACAACATCCATGGAACGATTCCAAATGAGCTTGGAAACTTGAAGAGCCTCATCAGTTTGGACCTATATAACAACAATATCACTGGAAGAATTCCAGTTTCTTTGGGGAAATTGAAATCTCTTGTGTTCTTGTGAGTTCCATTCACGCTACTCTTATTTTTTGAGCTTGGTTATGTTGGTTTAGACGTTTTACTTTCTTTGTGACTCCAACTTTTATTGATCAACAGTTCTTTTATAATTATGGTATGATCATAATCTTACAAAAAGTTATTGTTCCATGTTTTAAACAACAATATCTTTCCACTTCTGCTTGGTAGTTGATGCTAGGATTGTGAAACCAATGGCTATCATTTTTGTGTTTATGGATGGAAAGTAAAATCTGAATGAATGCTTTCTCCAGTAACCCTTTTCACAATCTTTTGTCTGAACTTTTATTTTGATTTGCAGACGGCTTAATGATAACCGATTAAATGGACCAATCCCAAGAGAACTTACTGGAGTTACAAGCCTTAAAGTTGTGTAAGTCTTTGTATAATTTCACTGTTGTGTAGTTAGTGCATTTAGCCTTTAGGTGAATATACAACTCTGGTTGAAGTTTTGTGCCATGTCATGTGATTGGTTTATGATGAGATGTGCCTTTTTGTTTCAGGGATGTCTCGAATAATGACTTGTGTGGGACCATACCAACCAGTGGACCATTTGAGCACATACCTTTAAACAAGTAGGCCTCGGAATTTCTTTCcttctccatttttttttcacttaCTATTTCATATTTTGAAGTGCATAAAAAGTTTATAATGCAGAGTAACTGTCTTTTGCTAACATCTATCCGAAGTGGGAAAAGAGAATAGAGTGAATGATACTCTGTTTTCATCAAAACATGTGGACTTCATCCCCCTTTTATTTTTGTGCTTAATTCAAAATTAGAGTCTGAAACAGACGTTGGTAGTAGAGATATTTCATTATATAACTTCTCGTACATGTTGTCAACTGTTCAGTAAATTATCAATAGATCCTTACCCAATTAAGGTAAGAATATGGAAATGGCTCTACAGGTTTTATAGATTCCTATCAGAGGGTGCTACAAGAGATTTTCCTCTCTTACAAGGCTATCTTTCTGGAACTTCTTTTTTAACTAATCACTATTCCTCCTTCCCCCTACACTTTTGCCTAACCACATAACAAATTACTAGGAGCCATTTCTCTTATTACTCAACTACCCTTCTACTTTTGAGCTTCTAATTGGTTGGCTGGCGTAAATCTCACTATTGAGCATTGGGCCTACCACTTATATGATTGGAGGTAATGTTGGATTGGGAGACTTTGTGATAAAAGGCTGCAGAATTAATTCCTAAATCTTAGATACTCCATGTGCACATTGTCTGCTTGCTGTAGCTTTGTTTATATTGTCGTTTACTCTTTTCTTTGAGGTCTTGATGTTAATTCTGATTCTCATGATTTCTGTCCATGTAAACAATATGCTTTGTTTCTTTCAATCCCTCTCCCCATATTCTtccttttgttttttccttttccctgACGACTGACATCTAACTAACCGAAAAgaagttatttttatttttggttgtctcttttcatttcaaagtcttgtatcttttctttaaaagaaaaaaactaatgaATAAGTTTCCTTTTGATGCAGCTTTGAGAATAACCCTAGAATGGAAGGACCAGAATTATTGGGACTTGCTAGCTATGACACAAATTGCACATAGAAGGTGATGCTACAATATTTACAACTTAAGAATGAGAAGAATAGGGTATTATGGGGGGGAAGTAATAGTGTTTTTTTCACCCAAAATAGTGAATTGGATTGGGAAATACTAGAAATCTAAAATGACAGATTGGTGTTTGTAAATTGTGTAATACCAAAAGCTTTGGTATTTTGTAACAGTATTTTTCAACTGCCACGACATGAGTTTGTGCCAATGGTAATTCTATCAACTGTTTGTTCATCTTGTTGTCTGTTCAGTAAAGACAGTAGGATTTTAATTTTGCTTTTGATTTGTCAACTTCCAAATTTTCTTATAGCTTGTTACCTTAATGCTGTGAATAAAAGCTGTTTTAGTCAATGGAATCCTATCAGTCTCCCTTTCGATGGTTGTGATGAGGGTTTGGTTGGGTTGGCATTTATTAGGTCGATCACATTTCATTTGGTGATCTGCAATCGGATGATGAATAATCTGTTAGGTCCGTGTAGGTTTTCTTATGAAATCTATCATTTTTCATGCGAACATTAAAACTCATCTGGCATGTATTTTTTAATATTCGAGATTCTTATGTCTCAAAAATATAGCTTAATTAATTAGTAATtcaatataaaatatttattactattgattttaattgatttttaaacacaaacatatattatatatacttggtaaattttaaataatatcttTACCATTAATTTTTTATGCTATCTTTAActtatttaatataaaatattattatcaaCTAAATTTTCTTATTAATATAATTACTTTTGAGACAATAATGAAATAAGAAGTtttcgtttattttttatttcattaattaacaataaattAATTGAGGTTTAATTCGGTTGATctctaatatttatttaattttaattaatatagaCAAATTATTGAATTGAACACAAATATTTAACTTTCATACATTGATTATTCATTTTACACATTCAAACACTTACAAACATTATTTATCTAAGATATTTAAAATGGAGACTTCAAGTCCCAAATATTTAATATCTATTCATATGAAACAATATTCATCATTAAAACGATTAATGGGAGAATGCAGTTACTAGATATATAAACAGATCTACATATTTAAATGTATGTTTCagagtgattttgaaattgttcaGAATCACTACAAACTATGTTTTTCATAAATCTAATGTAATGTTTATATGattgaaattgattttgaatgattaGTGGTGTGTTTTTAagtaattttaataatttcgtATTCACTTTCAAACACATCttaaacataattttaaaattgaataaaactttcaaTACAAATATAGCTATCTAAATATTCATTGGCATCTTTATATAAATTCTTGATGAGTTCTCATGTTTATTATGATCTCAAAGTCCATAGAATTATGAGAATATTTTTTGGAATTCTAGGTGAAAGCGTGAAAAACTTTTGAACTAAAACTATGACCTATGAAAAAGAAATTGCACAACaagaaattattataattatagtGAATTTTACGAGACATTTGTACAAATGACCTTTTCAGAAGTATTTATATGATTGATAACTTACTTTTCACAAAAGTATGAGTTCTAACACTTTTTATTACGTTAATCTCACTACCGTATTTTTACAATTCACAATTCATTCTGTTAGGGATAAAATCTCAATCGTGATAAATCACGCTATATTTTACCATAGTTTGATAAGATTACAGTTTGTTAGGATTTTCCATATGAGATATCCATATAACTTATTGCTTTAGGTATGGTCATGTGTAGCCCTAACACGATATCAACTCTATCGTGAGCTCacttttatttatgattttttcaTGAACATAGACGGAAAACTCAACTTTGATCACGTTAGGGTTACTATACATATGTTATTCCCTACAGGATCAATTGTAAAAGTGTGGAAGTGAGATCTAATGTAGTCAAAAGGTTATAAATCATACTTTTGTGAGGGATGTCATCAATTATAAAGATACTCCTAAAAAGGGTTATCTGCacaaaaatctcaaattttcTCTTGATATTATTTGCAAAAAGCACGACATGAAAATCATCTTTTACTCATACAACCAAAATTTGTATACCATATTTAGAGGCATATTAAGAGTGATCTTGAATCtgacaaaaaaagaagaagttatTTATACATTTTGAAAAGTACTATCAAACATTCACTTAGATAATTAACATttgcttatttatttattt
The sequence above is drawn from the Cucumis melo cultivar AY chromosome 2, USDA_Cmelo_AY_1.0, whole genome shotgun sequence genome and encodes:
- the LOC103492475 gene encoding leucine-rich repeat protein 1 translates to MSATRFWTSSTFFFLLSLTLTFLFPLAFSNSEGDALYTLRRSFSDPDNVLQSWDPTLVNPCTWFHITCNQDNRVTRVDLGNSNLSGHLVPELGRLEHLQYLELYKNNIHGTIPNELGNLKSLISLDLYNNNITGRIPVSLGKLKSLVFLRLNDNRLNGPIPRELTGVTSLKVVDVSNNDLCGTIPTSGPFEHIPLNNFENNPRMEGPELLGLASYDTNCT